One Verrucomicrobiia bacterium DNA window includes the following coding sequences:
- a CDS encoding immunoglobulin domain-containing protein, which translates to MQSHSFRCSLSRNVLGVLAAALSMGLMALATAAEGPPVITNNLPGTLIVLQDSAATFSLGADGTAPLSYQWYRNGNPITGATASSYTLPSAQPADDLAQFFAVVTNSLGRATSAVAVLRVDPGVPGPSYGTNLITIANTVWRYNQNSGDLGTGWKEPSYNDSAWPTGLGLLGYETTPEVYAPFQFRTPLTAQANGGQVTVYFRTKFNFNGDPAMTTLVASNLIDDGAVFYLNGVYVGNIRVGSAPNHSYSTGADTTKDPEGVIWDVINIPSTALVRGENTLAVEVKQSGTASSDIVVGIELFATVSSRVRDTNGPVAARIIPTPGLAVSKLFTVEVLFDEPVTNVNASDLLINGVPAANVIWQPPTSYIFEFPQPPTGVVTVAWAPNHGITDLSLAANPFAGGQWTYLLDPNMALPPLYISEFLASNSGGYTNVIRDEDGEYSDWIEIYNAGTETANLDGWFLTDDPANLTKWRFPAVSLAGNRYLVVFASGKDRRSPNGRLHANFNLAREGEYLALVSPRTNVVMQFAPAFPPQQTGVSYGLVTGTTNTFGYFVVPTPGSANTAAGAGFAPEVRFSRTAGTFWNNFYLELSTPHSNAVIRYVTGNAQVTETSPIYTGPLLVTNTVLVRARAYVPGLLPGPRRSEAFIRLDNSVLTNKSDLPLIILHDYGQGDPPTSKPDWFVICQVFMPKNGVSSLTNKPDLSFQGIFHRRGSSTVGQTKANLLVEAQDEAGNDMDVPFCGLPEESDWVLYAPNNFDRVQIHNPVAHDIYRQMGYYSSRNQMAELYLQDDAGTIGPVKQADYHGIYVVLEKIKIGKNRLDIGKVRPEETNVVNITGGYLVSVDRANTGESQFTAGNQTMNYLDPDYAEMVSAAYTPQRNYLNNFFNNFYTALTGANWRDPVVGYAAYIDSIAWVDYHIQNVVTFNIDGLRLSGYLHKERWDPEVRGSGKLKWGPQWDYDRTQGSADGRDFNPRLWRSTAGDLGTDMFNSASIFANPWYSRLFQDIDFWQLWVDRYQMWRQSVLSLTNIHAMIDYYGNLIRNAHPRDMARWPEYAPRSGTQSGSGYSYTFPSPGTLQGELTWMKFWYSNRFDFIDGQFVRQPTSNREGGAVTPGTTVTLTGPGVGTVYYTLDGRDPRAPGGTVAPYALTYTGPITLTNNAKLVARTYNVNHTHLTGAGNPPLISKWSGPLTATYVVATPQLAITEIMYNGVRPPGNTNSAEQFEWIELKNIGTTAIPLAGYRFTNGFDYIFPSNAPVLAPNAYIVIAKNPAAFSAKYPGVTNVVGGYYGFLDNAGERLTLVGSLDEPIANFAYNNSWYRMSDGNDFSLVLANEYAAFSTYTNRATWRLSTLEGGSPGAQDPAPASIPPVYINEVLAFPLPGQKDAIELYNPNNFAVDISYWYLSDDFGTPKKYRIPAGTIIPANGYLVFTEDQFNAPGAPNGFGLGARGDDVYLFSANAAGKLTGYYHGFDFGAAPQGMTLGRLVDSVGDDKFVLQAAPSLGTNNAGPAISPVVITEIMYHPPDIIEGTNVIANYRDEFIELYNHTASPVALYDVDAPTNTWFLRDAVTYVFPMNTVMPPRSYLLVVPFDPALDPAALAAFRARYQVPEGVPIYGPWEGRLNNDGDMVELVRPGVPALLAGTGLYAIPEILVDKVGYSNTTPWPCGTSGTGNSLQRLQANAFGNEPANWVADVPTPGGATVPKPAGLPTIVNHPLLRVIPVGGSATFNVGVCGLPPFYYQWQFNGTNIPNATNSFHTVANAQLTQAGLYSVLVSNAAGTVASLPAQLYVQTPPGIAQNPQSQTVLGYTTVTFSVTPQGTPPFWYQWRFDGGDIVGATNQTLVLTNVQGSQAGAYSVRVYNTAGSIISANAMLTVNLPAKIWTQPADLRVTNGTTANLSVVANGHGALSYQWFFNGTPIPGATTNSLVITNFSLAQEGYYSVLVTNVFGAELSRQAFVKWLLSPVITRQPQANQVLTAGSNLVLSIEYNASQPHAVRWQNPNNAVPGYDFDRNSPVMVLENVHVGLAGVYRATITNELRTNGLSSGLAFVTVVEPPRPVQVLQGSNATLAVRFGGQSQTFQWMRNGTNISGATTATLTLPNVQPEQAGEYILVVRSGTVSNLYPVQLTVQTEGVAPVITESPTNRTVITNGYTMFVTAVTGTEPLALYWYHNRTNWLTNAASSILTLTNLALAQSGTYQLVASNAYGMATSATAVLTVAEPPGLVFAQTNRYIRRGASFALTPTMTGTGPFTYQWYRSPGTLLAGATGMQLAFEDAQPEANGGYYVVASNAVGVATSAVVQVWVLDPPVVTQNPASVNTTVGGSVTFTAAASGAAPLAYQWFFNNSPLPGATSATLQITNVQPQHAGQYYLRVTNLVGSAFSATVALTLGSLDSDNDGLPDEWEAQYGLQTNNPNDAQEDSDGDGLTNLQEYIAGTDPRNPASVLKLSIQPANGGAAGLQFQAISNKSYTIQYLDRVGATQWQRFLDVAPAPTNRQVGITNQGGPSRFYRIATPQLP; encoded by the coding sequence ATGCAGTCCCATTCGTTTCGTTGTTCGCTCAGTCGCAATGTTTTAGGTGTCCTTGCCGCTGCCTTGAGCATGGGGTTGATGGCATTGGCAACGGCGGCGGAGGGTCCGCCGGTCATTACCAACAATTTGCCTGGCACGTTGATTGTGCTGCAAGATTCGGCGGCCACATTCAGCCTTGGCGCTGACGGCACGGCCCCGTTGAGCTACCAGTGGTACCGGAATGGGAACCCCATTACTGGCGCCACTGCCTCCAGCTACACGCTGCCCTCCGCGCAGCCGGCGGACGATTTGGCGCAGTTCTTCGCGGTGGTGACCAACAGCCTGGGGCGGGCCACCAGCGCGGTGGCGGTGCTGCGGGTGGATCCCGGAGTGCCGGGGCCCTCGTATGGCACCAATTTGATCACGATTGCCAACACGGTCTGGCGCTACAACCAAAACAGCGGCGATTTGGGCACCGGGTGGAAGGAGCCCTCTTATAATGACAGCGCCTGGCCGACGGGTTTGGGACTGCTGGGTTATGAGACCACACCCGAAGTCTATGCGCCGTTCCAATTTCGCACGCCCTTGACGGCTCAGGCCAATGGCGGGCAGGTGACGGTGTATTTCCGGACCAAGTTTAACTTTAATGGCGATCCGGCCATGACGACGTTGGTGGCCAGCAACCTGATTGATGACGGCGCGGTTTTTTATTTGAACGGCGTTTATGTGGGTAACATCCGCGTGGGGTCCGCCCCCAATCATTCCTACAGCACAGGGGCCGACACCACCAAAGACCCGGAAGGGGTGATTTGGGACGTCATCAATATCCCCTCCACGGCCTTGGTGCGCGGTGAAAACACCCTGGCCGTCGAAGTGAAGCAGTCGGGCACTGCCAGCAGCGACATCGTGGTGGGCATCGAGCTGTTTGCCACGGTCAGCTCGCGGGTGCGGGACACCAACGGGCCGGTGGCGGCGCGCATCATTCCGACACCGGGGCTGGCGGTATCCAAGCTATTTACGGTGGAGGTGCTTTTTGATGAGCCGGTCACCAATGTTAACGCCAGTGATTTGCTCATCAATGGTGTGCCGGCTGCCAACGTCATTTGGCAGCCGCCCACCTCTTACATTTTCGAGTTTCCCCAGCCGCCCACGGGGGTGGTGACAGTGGCTTGGGCGCCGAATCATGGCATAACGGATCTGTCGCTGGCGGCCAATCCTTTTGCTGGCGGCCAATGGACCTATTTGCTGGATCCCAATATGGCGCTGCCGCCGCTTTATATTAGCGAATTCCTGGCCTCCAACAGCGGCGGATATACGAACGTAATTCGGGATGAAGACGGTGAATATTCGGACTGGATTGAGATTTACAATGCCGGGACCGAAACTGCCAACCTGGACGGTTGGTTTCTTACGGATGATCCCGCCAACCTGACCAAATGGCGTTTTCCGGCGGTCTCGCTGGCCGGCAACCGTTATCTGGTGGTCTTTGCTTCGGGCAAGGACCGCCGCAGCCCCAATGGCCGGTTGCATGCCAATTTCAATCTGGCCCGCGAAGGCGAGTACCTGGCACTTGTCAGCCCCCGCACCAATGTGGTCATGCAATTTGCGCCGGCGTTTCCACCGCAGCAAACGGGGGTGTCGTATGGTTTGGTCACGGGGACGACCAACACCTTTGGCTATTTTGTGGTGCCCACTCCCGGCAGCGCCAACACCGCGGCGGGCGCGGGATTTGCGCCGGAAGTCAGATTTTCGCGAACTGCGGGGACTTTCTGGAATAATTTTTATTTGGAGCTCTCGACGCCTCACTCCAACGCTGTGATTCGCTACGTTACCGGCAATGCCCAGGTGACGGAGACATCGCCGATTTACACCGGCCCCTTGTTGGTCACCAACACCGTGCTGGTGCGGGCCCGGGCTTATGTGCCGGGGCTGTTGCCTGGTCCGCGACGGAGCGAGGCATTCATTCGCCTGGATAATTCGGTGCTGACCAATAAGAGCGACCTGCCGCTCATCATACTGCATGACTATGGCCAGGGTGATCCGCCTACTTCCAAACCCGATTGGTTTGTCATCTGCCAGGTGTTCATGCCCAAAAATGGGGTGTCGTCGCTGACCAACAAACCGGATTTATCATTTCAGGGCATTTTCCACCGCCGCGGCTCCAGTACGGTGGGGCAGACGAAAGCCAACCTGCTGGTGGAAGCGCAGGATGAGGCCGGCAATGACATGGACGTGCCTTTCTGCGGTTTGCCGGAGGAGAGCGACTGGGTGCTGTATGCGCCCAATAATTTTGATCGTGTGCAGATTCATAATCCGGTGGCGCATGATATCTACCGGCAGATGGGCTATTACAGCTCGCGCAATCAGATGGCGGAGTTGTATTTGCAGGACGATGCCGGGACCATTGGGCCGGTGAAACAAGCCGATTATCATGGGATTTATGTGGTTTTGGAGAAGATCAAGATCGGTAAGAATCGTTTGGACATCGGCAAGGTGCGTCCGGAGGAAACCAATGTAGTGAACATCACCGGCGGTTATTTGGTGAGCGTGGATCGGGCGAATACGGGAGAATCCCAATTCACGGCGGGCAACCAGACGATGAACTATCTGGATCCGGATTACGCCGAGATGGTGAGTGCCGCTTACACGCCGCAGCGGAATTATTTGAACAATTTCTTCAACAACTTCTATACCGCCCTGACCGGAGCCAACTGGCGGGACCCGGTGGTGGGCTATGCCGCCTACATTGATTCCATCGCCTGGGTGGATTACCACATTCAAAACGTGGTCACGTTCAACATTGATGGACTCCGCCTCAGCGGATATCTGCACAAGGAGCGGTGGGATCCGGAGGTGCGGGGCAGCGGCAAGTTGAAGTGGGGGCCGCAATGGGATTATGATCGCACGCAAGGCTCGGCTGACGGCCGGGACTTCAATCCGCGTTTGTGGCGCAGCACGGCGGGCGATTTGGGAACCGACATGTTCAACAGTGCCAGCATTTTTGCCAACCCGTGGTACAGCCGTTTATTCCAGGACATTGATTTCTGGCAGCTCTGGGTGGATCGCTATCAGATGTGGCGGCAGAGCGTGCTTTCGCTCACCAACATCCACGCGATGATTGATTACTACGGGAATCTCATTCGGAATGCCCATCCGCGCGACATGGCGCGGTGGCCCGAATATGCGCCGCGCTCCGGCACGCAAAGCGGTTCGGGTTACAGTTACACGTTCCCCTCGCCGGGCACCTTGCAGGGCGAGCTTACGTGGATGAAATTCTGGTACTCCAACCGGTTTGATTTTATTGATGGCCAATTTGTCCGGCAGCCCACGAGCAACCGTGAGGGGGGAGCGGTTACGCCGGGCACGACGGTGACGCTGACGGGGCCGGGGGTGGGTACGGTCTATTACACGCTGGATGGACGTGATCCACGCGCGCCCGGGGGCACGGTGGCGCCGTATGCGCTGACCTATACCGGCCCCATCACGCTCACCAACAATGCCAAACTGGTGGCGCGGACCTATAATGTCAACCACACCCATCTTACGGGAGCAGGGAATCCGCCGCTCATCAGCAAGTGGTCCGGGCCCTTGACGGCCACGTACGTGGTCGCCACGCCGCAACTGGCGATAACGGAAATCATGTACAATGGGGTGCGACCGCCCGGCAATACCAACAGCGCCGAGCAGTTTGAGTGGATTGAATTGAAAAACATCGGGACCACGGCCATTCCGCTGGCTGGTTATCGCTTTACCAATGGCTTTGATTACATCTTCCCGAGCAATGCCCCTGTTTTGGCCCCCAATGCCTATATTGTCATTGCCAAGAATCCTGCCGCCTTCAGTGCCAAGTATCCCGGCGTCACCAATGTGGTGGGTGGTTATTATGGCTTTCTAGACAACGCCGGCGAGCGCCTGACATTGGTGGGCAGCTTGGATGAACCCATCGCCAACTTTGCCTATAACAACTCCTGGTATCGGATGAGTGATGGTAATGATTTTTCGCTGGTGCTGGCCAATGAGTATGCGGCGTTTTCCACCTATACCAATCGTGCCACGTGGCGCCTTAGCACGCTGGAAGGTGGCTCCCCTGGGGCACAGGATCCTGCTCCCGCCAGCATCCCGCCAGTGTACATTAACGAGGTGCTGGCATTTCCGCTGCCCGGACAGAAGGACGCGATTGAGTTGTATAATCCCAATAACTTTGCCGTGGATATCAGCTATTGGTATTTGAGCGATGATTTCGGCACGCCCAAGAAGTATCGCATCCCGGCGGGCACTATCATTCCGGCCAACGGCTACCTGGTGTTCACGGAGGACCAATTCAACGCGCCCGGTGCTCCCAACGGTTTTGGCTTGGGCGCCCGGGGGGATGACGTTTATCTGTTTTCAGCCAATGCCGCCGGGAAATTAACGGGTTACTATCATGGCTTCGACTTCGGCGCGGCTCCCCAAGGCATGACGTTGGGAAGATTGGTGGATAGCGTGGGGGACGACAAGTTTGTCCTGCAGGCGGCTCCCTCGCTGGGAACCAATAACGCTGGTCCCGCCATCAGCCCGGTGGTGATTACGGAGATCATGTATCATCCTCCCGATATTATTGAAGGCACGAATGTGATCGCCAACTACCGGGATGAGTTTATCGAGTTGTACAATCACACCGCGTCACCGGTGGCTTTGTATGACGTGGATGCGCCCACCAACACCTGGTTTCTCCGGGATGCAGTGACGTATGTGTTTCCCATGAACACGGTCATGCCGCCGCGGAGCTATCTGCTGGTGGTGCCCTTTGATCCGGCTCTGGATCCGGCGGCTCTGGCTGCGTTTCGGGCCCGGTATCAAGTGCCGGAGGGTGTGCCCATATACGGCCCGTGGGAGGGCCGCCTGAATAATGACGGGGACATGGTGGAGCTGGTGCGCCCCGGCGTGCCGGCGTTGCTGGCCGGGACGGGGCTGTATGCCATACCGGAAATCCTGGTGGACAAGGTGGGATACAGCAACACCACGCCCTGGCCGTGCGGGACTTCCGGCACCGGCAATTCTCTGCAGCGATTGCAGGCCAATGCTTTTGGCAATGAACCGGCCAACTGGGTGGCGGATGTGCCCACACCAGGCGGGGCCACTGTGCCGAAGCCAGCCGGGCTGCCGACGATCGTTAATCATCCCTTGCTGCGGGTGATTCCTGTGGGCGGGAGTGCGACGTTCAACGTGGGCGTTTGCGGTTTGCCGCCATTCTATTATCAGTGGCAGTTCAATGGCACCAACATCCCCAACGCCACCAATTCCTTCCATACGGTGGCCAACGCGCAACTGACGCAGGCGGGCCTTTATTCGGTATTGGTTTCCAACGCCGCCGGGACGGTGGCCAGTCTGCCTGCCCAATTGTATGTGCAGACGCCGCCCGGTATTGCGCAAAATCCGCAGAGCCAGACGGTGCTGGGATATACCACCGTAACCTTCAGTGTCACGCCGCAAGGGACGCCGCCGTTCTGGTATCAATGGCGGTTTGACGGAGGGGACATTGTTGGCGCCACCAACCAAACGCTGGTGTTGACCAACGTCCAAGGTTCACAAGCTGGGGCTTACAGCGTGCGGGTGTACAACACCGCAGGTTCGATCATTAGTGCCAACGCCATGTTGACGGTGAATCTGCCGGCCAAGATATGGACGCAACCGGCTGATCTGCGGGTGACGAATGGCACGACGGCCAACCTTTCGGTGGTGGCAAATGGGCATGGCGCGCTCTCCTACCAGTGGTTTTTCAATGGCACTCCCATTCCCGGGGCCACCACCAACAGCCTGGTCATCACCAATTTCTCCCTGGCTCAGGAAGGTTACTATTCCGTCCTGGTGACCAATGTGTTTGGAGCAGAACTCAGCCGGCAGGCCTTTGTCAAATGGCTGCTGTCACCAGTCATCACGCGGCAGCCACAGGCCAATCAGGTCCTTACCGCCGGCTCCAACCTCGTGTTATCCATTGAATACAATGCCTCCCAGCCGCATGCCGTTCGGTGGCAAAACCCCAACAACGCCGTGCCTGGTTATGACTTTGACCGGAATAGCCCGGTGATGGTGTTGGAGAATGTGCATGTTGGACTGGCGGGGGTGTATCGGGCCACCATCACCAACGAGCTGCGCACCAACGGCCTGAGCAGCGGCCTGGCGTTTGTGACGGTGGTGGAGCCGCCGCGTCCGGTGCAGGTCTTGCAGGGCTCCAATGCCACTCTTGCCGTCCGATTTGGCGGCCAGTCGCAAACCTTCCAATGGATGCGCAACGGCACCAACATCTCGGGGGCCACCACCGCCACCCTGACCTTGCCCAATGTCCAGCCGGAGCAGGCCGGGGAATACATTTTGGTGGTGCGCAGCGGGACGGTTTCCAACCTGTATCCCGTGCAGTTGACGGTGCAAACGGAGGGAGTTGCGCCGGTGATTACGGAGTCGCCCACCAATCGCACGGTTATTACCAACGGTTACACGATGTTTGTTACTGCGGTTACTGGCACTGAGCCGCTGGCGCTGTACTGGTATCACAATCGCACGAACTGGCTGACCAATGCCGCTTCTTCCATCCTGACTCTGACCAACCTGGCGTTGGCCCAGAGTGGCACTTATCAGCTTGTGGCGAGCAATGCTTATGGCATGGCTACCAGTGCCACTGCAGTGCTGACGGTGGCGGAGCCGCCCGGACTAGTGTTTGCGCAAACCAACCGTTACATCCGGCGGGGGGCGAGTTTTGCGCTGACGCCCACCATGACCGGGACGGGGCCTTTTACCTACCAGTGGTACCGGAGTCCCGGCACGCTGCTGGCGGGGGCCACGGGGATGCAGTTGGCGTTTGAAGATGCCCAGCCGGAGGCCAACGGGGGTTACTACGTGGTGGCGAGCAATGCGGTGGGGGTGGCCACCAGCGCGGTGGTGCAGGTGTGGGTACTGGATCCGCCGGTTGTGACCCAAAATCCCGCCAGTGTGAATACGACGGTGGGCGGGTCTGTCACGTTTACGGCTGCGGCCTCAGGCGCGGCGCCCCTGGCTTATCAGTGGTTCTTCAACAACAGTCCGTTGCCGGGGGCCACCAGCGCCACCCTCCAGATCACCAATGTGCAGCCGCAGCATGCCGGACAATATTATTTGCGTGTTACCAACCTGGTAGGCTCAGCCTTCTCTGCCACGGTTGCCTTGACGTTGGGCAGCCTGGATTCGGACAACGATGGACTGCCGGATGAATGGGAGGCCCAGTACGGTCTGCAAACGAATAATCCCAACGATGCCCAGGAGGATAGTGATGGCGACGGGCTCACCAATCTGCAGGAGTACATCGCGGGCACGGATCCGCGGAATCCGGCCAGTGTGTTGAAGTTGTCCATCCAGCCAGCTAACGGTGGGGCAGCCGGGTTGCAATTCCAGGCGATTTCCAACAAGAGCTACACCATACAGTATCTTGATCGCGTGGGCGCCACGCAGTGGCAGCGCTTCCTGGATGTGGCTCCGGCGCCCACCAATCGCCAGGTGGGCATCACCAATCAGGGCGGGCCGTCCCGGTTCTACCGCATCGCCACGCCGCAACTGCCTTGA
- a CDS encoding glycosyltransferase family 2 protein, with amino-acid sequence MNTVSVVIPVYNEERRLPGCIPKLVDFLERRCEWAWEVVIADNGSTDRTSSIAESMVREHRRVRVTRIPEKGRGGAVKTAWLASASDILSYMDVDLSTDLEAFPELIEAIACGAYDLAIGSRLLDGSRTERSWRREVISRAYVGLLRHLCRVEISDAQCGFKAISRPAARALLPLVQDSGWFFDTELLVLAMRRGYRVRELPVHWTENRDSRVKLLRTAWEDLRGLWRLRQTVPTARCPALPPEGGKPE; translated from the coding sequence ATGAACACCGTCAGCGTCGTTATTCCTGTTTATAACGAGGAACGCCGGTTGCCCGGCTGCATTCCCAAACTTGTGGATTTTTTGGAGCGGCGGTGTGAGTGGGCGTGGGAAGTGGTGATAGCGGACAATGGATCCACTGATCGCACGTCATCCATCGCGGAGTCCATGGTGCGGGAGCATCGGCGAGTCCGTGTTACCCGAATTCCGGAAAAAGGCCGTGGCGGAGCGGTGAAAACAGCCTGGCTGGCGAGCGCGTCCGACATTCTGAGCTACATGGATGTGGATTTGTCCACGGACTTGGAGGCGTTCCCGGAACTGATTGAGGCGATTGCCTGTGGGGCTTATGATTTGGCCATCGGCTCCCGGCTGCTGGATGGCTCGCGCACGGAGCGGAGCTGGCGGCGGGAGGTGATTTCACGCGCCTACGTGGGCCTCTTGCGCCACCTGTGCCGGGTGGAAATATCCGACGCGCAATGCGGCTTCAAGGCCATCAGCCGGCCGGCGGCGCGCGCCTTGTTGCCGCTGGTGCAGGATAGCGGCTGGTTTTTCGACACTGAACTGCTGGTGCTGGCGATGCGGCGCGGTTACCGAGTGCGGGAATTGCCAGTGCATTGGACTGAGAATCGCGACAGCCGGGTGAAGCTGCTGCGCACAGCATGGGAAGATTTGCGGGGCTTGTGGCGGTTGCGGCAAACGGTGCCAACAGCAAGGTGTCCTGCCTTGCCTCCTGAGGGCGGGAAACCAGAGTAA
- a CDS encoding conjugal transfer protein TraL has product MKCAATMAGTAGGRRLAYGAMAILALAPRCWLLDFESGDYRGYLSPWYDYFVEHGRWKSLGDDFSNYYVPYLVLLSFSTLLPLPKLYAIKLISILFDYVAAWLVGRLVWHRYQNQFLSLAGFTAVLFWPTVLMNSALWGQCDIIYTSALLVVFLSVLQRRPWMALAAFGLAVSFKPQAVFFLPFLAGLFLCGLLPWRLLWVPLAVYAACGLPAILAGKSVLAVLGHWLWQENLPHLTAGAVNVYQWLPAEPRTPLAWLGIGLAAIASGGLIVVLKRNWETEDRDQRLAAAALLSVLLLPFFMPGMHERYFFPADLFALVYAFFVPRRWFLAMWVVTASALSYLPFLFGVEPVPRSMLSAVMAAALGVVARDLVLAVAHPVFAPVRHGL; this is encoded by the coding sequence ATGAAATGTGCGGCTACGATGGCTGGCACGGCGGGCGGCAGGCGGCTGGCCTACGGTGCGATGGCCATTTTGGCGTTGGCACCCCGGTGTTGGTTATTGGACTTCGAAAGCGGAGACTACCGAGGGTATCTGAGTCCATGGTATGATTATTTTGTGGAGCATGGACGGTGGAAGTCACTGGGGGATGATTTTTCAAATTATTACGTACCGTACTTGGTGTTGCTGTCGTTTTCCACACTGCTGCCGCTGCCTAAACTATATGCCATTAAACTGATTTCCATCTTGTTTGACTACGTAGCGGCCTGGCTGGTGGGGCGGCTGGTGTGGCATCGTTATCAAAACCAATTCTTGTCGCTTGCTGGTTTTACGGCGGTATTGTTTTGGCCCACTGTCTTGATGAACAGCGCCCTTTGGGGCCAGTGCGATATCATATACACTTCGGCGCTGTTGGTGGTGTTTTTGAGCGTATTGCAGCGGCGTCCTTGGATGGCGCTTGCGGCATTTGGCCTGGCCGTGTCTTTCAAGCCACAAGCAGTGTTTTTTCTGCCCTTTTTGGCCGGGCTGTTCTTATGCGGGCTTTTGCCTTGGCGGCTCCTTTGGGTGCCGCTGGCTGTTTATGCGGCCTGTGGACTGCCCGCCATCCTGGCAGGCAAATCCGTCTTAGCCGTGTTGGGTCATTGGCTGTGGCAGGAGAACCTGCCGCACCTGACCGCCGGAGCGGTCAATGTGTACCAATGGCTGCCGGCCGAGCCGCGCACGCCGCTGGCATGGCTGGGGATTGGATTGGCGGCCATCGCCTCCGGGGGGCTGATAGTGGTGTTGAAGCGGAATTGGGAAACCGAGGACCGCGATCAAAGGCTGGCCGCCGCCGCGCTTTTGAGCGTGCTCCTGCTGCCTTTCTTCATGCCCGGGATGCACGAACGATATTTTTTTCCGGCGGATTTGTTCGCGCTGGTTTATGCTTTTTTTGTGCCGCGGCGGTGGTTTTTGGCGATGTGGGTGGTTACCGCGTCGGCCTTGAGTTATCTGCCCTTTTTATTCGGGGTGGAGCCGGTGCCCCGCTCCATGCTGTCGGCGGTTATGGCGGCGGCTTTGGGAGTAGTTGCCAGAGATTTGGTTTTAGCGGTGGCGCACCCGGTGTTTGCCCCGGTCCGACACGGCTTATGA
- a CDS encoding DUF1559 domain-containing protein: protein MKAAGVKEVRGITLLEMLVTVGILAVLAALLLPAVGRVRERAARVACLNCLRQLQLGWHMYAQDHLGALVSNLALHTNGAWRSAPDSWTGLSSAPHDATGQNIAGGALCRLGYAANVQLFRCPADQSTVRDLRGQDLGLPRTRSYGMNGNVGGRTNEAQATVNRLYQIRNPSRLFVLIDEHAESIDDGHFLVWSAPDERWVNLPADRHSRGCNLSFADGHAEHWRWQAPKTFAPKTSYWKKASNLADLEDLRKLQANTLSHVPYSYDR, encoded by the coding sequence ATGAAAGCCGCAGGGGTCAAGGAAGTGAGGGGAATTACGTTGTTGGAGATGCTGGTGACGGTGGGGATTCTTGCCGTGCTGGCGGCTTTGCTGTTGCCTGCGGTGGGTAGGGTGCGCGAGCGGGCGGCGCGGGTAGCCTGCCTGAATTGCCTGCGGCAGTTGCAACTGGGGTGGCACATGTACGCGCAAGACCACTTGGGGGCGTTGGTTTCGAACCTGGCGCTGCACACCAATGGCGCGTGGCGGAGCGCGCCCGATTCGTGGACGGGGCTGAGCAGCGCGCCGCACGATGCCACTGGGCAAAACATAGCCGGGGGCGCCTTGTGTCGGCTGGGTTATGCGGCCAATGTGCAACTGTTTCGGTGTCCGGCCGACCAGTCCACGGTGCGGGACCTGCGGGGGCAAGACCTTGGTTTGCCCCGCACGCGCAGTTATGGGATGAACGGGAATGTTGGGGGGCGGACCAATGAGGCGCAGGCGACGGTGAACCGACTGTATCAGATACGGAATCCCAGCCGGTTGTTTGTATTGATTGATGAACATGCCGAGAGCATAGACGACGGGCATTTTCTGGTGTGGTCGGCGCCGGATGAGCGGTGGGTGAATTTGCCGGCGGACCGGCACAGTCGTGGGTGCAATTTGAGCTTTGCCGACGGCCATGCGGAGCATTGGCGGTGGCAGGCGCCGAAGACGTTTGCCCCCAAAACCAGTTATTGGAAGAAGGCCTCCAATCTGGCGGATTTGGAGGATTTGCGGAAATTGCAGGCAAACACCCTTTCCCATGTTCCATATTCCTATGACAGATGA